CTACTTTTGCCAGACATACCCAAATGTTTTAACCAAAGCATTATTTgcttaaatctttttgtaatgttGGTGAATCTTCTTTGTCTGCGACTCTGCCGAGACAGGTTGCATTCTAATTTACATCAACACAAGCAATGTTACAACCAAAGCTTTGAAATTTACTAATACAAGTGTTGATCTAACTTAGAGGTTCTGTAACTTTTTACCTAAAGTTATTATAACTAGGTTTTTTCGCAATCaccgcgttgcggcgaacttattttgttatttagtctatgtttacatgtgttttgaaattacTACGAGGGCGTTGCGCACGAaaccgctgacaagaataaaaagaagatatagaaaaaaacactaaaagataaccgaaagaaaaccAACCAAAAAATTTTATGGTAATGATTTTGTTCGTATGAAACCGTGGTCAGAGAtaagcaaatggtactgggtaccagtactgaatttcccgaaccgaaagatcttaagtacaaattcggtaccgacttttggcgccTACCAGTTTTTACCTTCAGAtcataccggtaccgtaaccggcaTTTTCGGTATCGATATCGGTTgtcaccgagctcatccctacccctgaaaccgaaaaaaagaaatcattaaaagttgaagaaaatcaacaaaaaagttgcacgataccgttgttgttcatACGGTACCCATGATCAGAGatatgagcaaatggtaccgggtagaaGTACCGAATTttccgaactaaaagattttcaaaatcattaCGGTACTGACTTTTGGGGTTTTCTGTACAAGGctggtgccggtttttaccttcgtGTATCGATAATTGTACCAGGctggtgccggtttttaccttcatgtaccgataacgaaccagaccatacatgtattttcgatacaagtaccGGTTGACACAAAACTTGTTCAActtaaaaagtaagaaaataattatctatactattataaaaaggagaagtgatgtacaaGATGGTAATTTTACCACGCGTATCAATTCTAAAGCAGTATCTAGAAGATGCTTAAAGCCATTTGAGAGGGGGTGTTCTCCAAATTTTAAGACGCTACAGGGTTAACCTTGGGATTTCACAGGGAATTCTAAAAGAACCCTAATATATCGCCTCAAACCTCCGACTGATCATTTCAACATTCATGCTTTATTGATTTCCATCTTCGCTCTCTCCGATTCACTAGAAATCGGAACCTCTTTCAACCCTAGTgcatgtttggcttagcttattttCAACTTATTgaaaaggacttttgggaaaaAAAAGTTAGGATTTCCTGACTTTTGGAAACTTCAAAGGACTTTTGCCTTTTAAAAGGCCTTCAAAAGGAAAGCCAAACACTTTGAAAAGTCCTTTTTCCTTTCAAAAGTCCTTTTTTTCTCAAAAAAAGGAACCCCAAACATGCCCCTAAATCGATGGCCGCACAACCTGCCAAAGGACGGCAGTGTCGGACAGTGTTTCCTCATATCTCTGTCACCCTCTACCGCTATAAATGATGGCTTAGCCAGAGAACAGTTTCGGTAGGTTGTGGTTTTCTGAATCTTTCTCATTGCGTaatattttggtattttgattGTTTTGATAGATTAACATATCATCACTGCATATGATTTTGTTATATGTTACCAGAATTTGATTTATCTCGATAGACACTTTCTATTAAATGTCGCATAAGTAAATTGTTTACTTAATTGTTTGAGTTTTGTTGACTGTTTGATTGATTATAGTTCTTACCGTTGCTCGATTGAACTCTCATGTTTCTGAGATCTCAACGAATTGTTGATTACTCTGATAGATTAACAGATCATCTAGAGATCATCCTAATCAACAAAAGTCCCATGCTTCTGTTTCTGATATACATTTGTTTGCTGATCTTGATGCCAACAGTAACCCACAATCCAGTTTGTCTATAAggtacaattttttttattaaatagaaTATTTTTGTTTATTGTAGTAGATTATATTATTTGATTAGGTTGCCTATCTGTTTGCTGATCTTCATGCCAACAGTAACCCACAATCCAGTTTCTCTATAAGgtacaatttttttattaaatagaatattttttttattgtagTAGATTATATTATTTGATTAGGTTGCCTTTGTAGTTATATACTATATTCATTGTATTATTATTGTATCGTTGTATGTGTAGATGATGAATAACACCCAATACCTTACGGGtttttttattaagaaaaaatCATAGCATTTTAGTCAAATTTTGTAGGATAAAAATGTTGAAATGTAAGCTTattataagcaagtttgaatctTTTGTGTTATAGAGACTATGTATTCGATTCACGTAGCAAGAACATCGCTCATAATTGGCCATTTTTGCACAAAAGCTTGACACTTTATTTGGAAATATGAATATAGAACACAACTCTGTTTCTCTGTTATGTTTTGTAGAAGAGCTGTATGTGGGACCTGTAGGTCGGCATTCTTGCGAATTGATTGAGTACCTTGAGGCCATCGATGGTGTAAGTAAGATTAAAGACGGATGCAACCCTGCAACATGGATGTTGGAAGTCAGCACTACAGCACAAGAACTCGCACTTGGAGTTGACTTCACTGAAATCTACAAAAACGCTGAACTTTTCAAGTGAGCACATGATCGATTACTGCTAATATGACAATCTTTTTCTTGAAAGTTATCTTATTGCTGATATTTTATTGATTTCGCAGGAGAAATAAAGCCATGATTGCTGAATTAAGCGTACCACGCCCCGGAACCAAAGATCTGTTCTACCCAACTCAATACTCACAGTTTCCTCGTTCAGTGTGTAGCGTGTCTCTAGAAACAACAGTGGTCGTACTGGCGTAACCCGCCATACACTGTCATACGTTTCGTGTTCACCACCTTCATTGCAGTTGTGTTTGGTACCATGTTTTGGGATCTCGGCGGCAAAAAGTAAGCACCGTTGTATAACCCTTCGACTATTCTAAAAGTAACAGATGATTAACCGAGTTTTATGTTTCAGGAGTACACAACAAGATTTGACAAACGTGATGGGTTCAATGTATGAAGCGTGTCTCTTCTTAGGAATCCAGAACGCGTCAGTGGTTCAACCCGTTGTAGATGTTGAATGAACTATCTTCTACAGAGAAAGAGCCGCCGGAATGTATTCTGCTTTGTCGTATGCTTTTGCTCAGGTTTTGGTCGAAATGCTTGGTAACCCGTTGTAGATGTTGAACGAACTGTCTTCTACAGAGAAAGAGCTACCAGAATCTATTCTGCTTTGTCGTATGCTTTCGCTCAGGTTTTGGTCGAAATGCTTGGTAACCCGTTGTAGATGTTGAACGAACTGTCTTCTACAGAGAAAGAGCTACCAGAATCTATTCTGCTTTGTCGTATGCTTTCGCTCAGGTTTTGGTCGAAATGCTTGGTAATGGGTCATTTGGTAATCGTTTTAAAGAAGCCATCGGATGGGCATGGGAGCCTCTCACAATGCTACTACCTTAATTTCTTTTCTTATATTATCATGAAATATTAATTTGATATATTTTTTCTGGTAGATGTGTAGGTTTATAAGCCACCTACTGGATGAATATATGCTATGATGAGAAACGGGCCCTTCCTGCTGATGTGAAGCTAGAGATATATTGCTCTAATATTTGCCACCTGCACGTGTGTTGCCTTTTGGTTGTAAAGTAAGTTCATCATTAGCTCTTTTCATGATTTGGCTTATGTTTTCCATTCTACTTGGCATTGATATCTTCCTCATAATCATATTAGCACTAAGCGTATTACATATAATAACCAAGTAGAGGATTTTTAGAGAAACTGAGCTGTATAATTTAGGTGAACAACAAATGCAGAGGAAAATGATGATGGGACTTGGTAATGCTGGGAATAATATGGTTGGGCTTCAAGCGTCAAGAATAATAAAACACTAGGTCTGTCGCTGTGGCTATGTTTCTTGCTTTGGAAGCGACCTGACGCGTGTTCGAGACTCCACTCTCACATCCTTTGGTTAGTTTCCATATCATTATAtctttctttctcttttatcCATTACTCATTGTCCATATAATTCAGTATAGTTTACTTTTTTAATGGGGGATTTTGGTTGCATTGTAAAAATTAATACATCTACTTAGAATAACTAATAAgaattatataaataataggcTGGTTCGTCTAACATTGCGAGCCTTATGGAACCCGATAAGTCAAACCCGTGTTTGAGATCAATTAtcaaacaagcttatttttaggctcaAGCTTGGTTTGAGCCTGGTTTTAGACCATTTAGCTAGGTTCTCATTTGATCGTTGGATTTCATCTTCTAATCTTATTGTCTTTGATGTGCGTTTAATGCTTTTGGTGATTAGTTATAGCCCACTttgttcaaaaaaaataaaatttattgACTTCTTTGAACATtgcttctatttttttttttttttataaattaggATCTCATCTATTCTTCATTACTGGCATTAACTTGATTATTTGTTTCAGATACCTTAATATACCTTTCAATACCCTTGTCAGGTATGGTTGCTATTTctttttcatttaatatttgGAGGAAAAAGCATAACAAATTTTGATGCTGATGGACAACCTTTTACATGATTTTGTGCACAAGGAAAACACCAAGTGAACATAAATCATGTTGAAAACTTACATTCTTGTTTGTCAATTCAATAATTTGTTATTTATTGATGATTTAGTACTTATTTTTATTTCCTTTATTTCATGTGAATATCATTTATCTGCTGGTCTTGGAACTAATATAGTTGTTGCGGAGCGCTGGGCGCTGGACGTGTAGCTGGGCTGAAGTATTTGGGTTGTGATCAGATCTTCTTGTGGGCTGGTAACATATACGGTTGGTCTTCTGGTGGGCTTCTTGCTGAGGTAAGTGCATATAAGTCCCTTATTTACATTCGATTGTATGTGTCTTGTGTCTGCAGAGGTTCATTATGAACTTGTAGAAGACTTTCTGGTCAAGCTTGTGTTGTATAAAAACCATTTGAAGAGTTTTTGTTATGTTTTCATCAAGCATCTACAACAATTACCAATGGCCATGTAAAGTTGGAAAGTAGAAGCGCATGTGTGGGATGGTTCAAAGCCTGATGGAACTCCGAGGAAGCTCGGTTGGGAGCCGAAGATTTCTCATCGCGATGGCGTTGTTGGCACTTATGAATGGTATGTTACACATTTGAAGCAACAATGACCTGCACCGATCTTTCGACTGTCTCATTGCTATTTATGTTTAAAGGTTATCTCGTTGATTATATAATATGTAAAACAATGGAATTGCGCAAGTTTTTGACGAAATATTCAACTCTGTTTTTGATCTGTGGTTCTTAGTTCATATAGCCAATGCGAGACTTGTTATGAAATGGGGTGCTTGCATACGCTAGCTCGAGAtgcattttgtttttttattatcaAATCGTCTTGCTTTGTGATCGACAAAAAATGGTCATGTACATGATTTGTGTACTGTTCTATGTGCGTTTGTGTGTTGATACCTTGGCAAACCTACTCTTTGTCATAAAGCATTTATGTCTCTAGATGACTATGAAGCTTAGTTACTAGAGACTTGGTTGGTGAGGCGTTTAGATGAATAGGCATAGTCTTATATTTTTGACAGACGGTTCATGATGAGACCGTTTGTGACGAGCAACTGGGTATTTATTTCGAAATGGCTTGTTCTAAACACAACGTTGGGTCAACTATTAATTTTACATTTTTGCGTTTTCTACGGTCACACTTTTGCAAGTTTTTTTTattccgccgcaacgcgcgggtttcccactagttattataatatcaaaataataaaactattaaaaaaactatatatatatatatatatatatatatattactataatattaaaaaaaaaattacttaaaTGTTCAAAAGGATGATGCCTAAATACCAAACAATTAATGTTTGTAGACAGACTAAAGAACACCAAATGTACCTAGGAGTAGTGGAGTACCATCACAAAGGAaataaatattttctttttggttGTTATAGAAAGTACATCTCTCAAGGTGGTTGTAAGTTATTAAATTTAAGGTGGTTGTAAGTTACTAAGTTTAAACGTATCACAtacatgtttaatttttttttaaaggagAACTTCATTAAGAAAACATCGAACTCAAAACGGGACAGTCAACAACAAACGGGACAACTACATAttcacaaatttacaccaattagCCCAAATTAAAGAACCTTTCTTAGATCTATGTTTATACCAGAGAAAGCTAACTGCCCTAACTTCGCTAAAAATTTCTTCTACATTGGTTCTCTTACCGTTGAACCGGATGTTATTCCTCGCCTTCCATAATAACCAACACGCTGTATAAATGATCCCTTGCAGCACCTTTCTCTCCGAAGCACCTCTAGAACCAGAGTTATGAATCTCTATTAAATCTCtaaaagaaaacacaaagaaCTTCAGGATTCGACACCAAAAACTGATTTTCTCCCACAGACCCAACGCGACGGAACAAGAAGTGAAGAGATGGGAGACCGAATCCGGACCTTCGTTGCACAGACAACAAACGCCATCCGCCACCTCAACGCCCCTCCTGGCTAGCACCTCCACCGTCGGGATCCTGTCTAACTCCGCACGCCAAACAAAAATGTTGCATTTATGAGGAACCCAATTGCACCAGTCCAAAACATATCGGCTGCTGTAATCTTTCTTCGAAACAATTGATTTGTATAGTGATTGGAATGAGTTTTGGTGGTTCGTTGTAGGTGAATTGGAACATGCTCGTTAATACTAATAATGATCATAAAATAAGAATAAACATATTAAATTTTCGTGAATAAAAACTTAATACTAATAATGGTCGTAAAATAACAATAAACATATTAAATGAAAGATACGGTTTTGCCCAATTGTCCGTATATGCTCAACAGTCAACAAACGAATAGTTAAACCATAGAAAAATAATTAGCATataaaataacaataaacaatactAATCAttaaaatcacattttttttattaaattaaaccCGGTTAGTTTAAAACTAACATGACAAGATAGTAAGGTATTTCTTCTCTATATAATAAGTAAACagtttaaaatcatgcaaagatACAAATAACATTCGAGAGTTGGCGAAGATTTGAGTTCAAGCCATGTGTCTCGAGATTAAATCTGGGCTTAACTGGGTTATATCGTTATGGGCCTTTTGGCGGTGGGTTTTTCTCAGAATTCAAAATGGTGGGCTTGCACCACCCAATACTGTCTAAGGTCGCAAGCGTATGAGGTCTCCTTTTGATATTTTCATTGGTCGTTAAAGGAAAACTTGAGTTTATTTGTTTGAGATAAACAAAATGTAATATTGATATAAATGTAACACTAAGGTGCAGTTTGTTTTTTAAGAAGTAAAATGTTTGCAGTCTGCGGATCacttctgcagacatctgtagatGAAGAAGTGGACTAAAACTTTGCAGTCCGCAAAAAGAATGTTGTTTTTTTAACATATAtaggtggtgggtggtggttcTGCAGACCTTAAAATATCTTAAAAGTGACTGGGCCAAGTCTGTACCCAAGAAGAGCTCTCGCATATGTTTTTAATGAAACATATTCGGAAAAACAAATAGCCTGCAGATAGTAATATCTGCGCGACGCACACAGAAGAACCTACACTAGGGATGAGCACGATACCCGTTCGGCACTGAAAGTAACGGTACCGAAAAACCAAAAAAGTGGGTACTGATACTGGTACCGAATACATCGGTTCAATACCAAAAAACAGAGAAAATAGATACCTATACCGAATATACCCAGTACGGTTCAGTATCGGTTTGATACCGGTATCCGGTACCACTTTGAGTATTTTAtgacttagggggtgtttggcctagcttttatttttttggcttatacttatattttaaagtagtttatgcttattttctttcatttaataagctatttttaagtgtttggattagcttatattctacaagttgataattaataattaatctttagttatttgttaagttatTTTGTATTATGGGAAGGGGTATAATATCATTGTGTGTAATGAGTAAAAAACCATCTTCTTCAAATAAGCTTATgcaaataagctaaaaaaccatgTTCCCATAAGCTTTTTggaattagcttatataagctaataagcataagcttaaaaagctaaaccaaacacctattagtgcttattttgtaaaaataagctaaaaaagctataagcttagataaaaaagctaggccaaacacccccttagcaTTAGCACCACCAAAATTGAAAAAAAGTATAATCGAGCTAGAACTAGGGCTTTTGAGTAACACACACACCCGTACAGTTGTACCCTTCTCCTTTATCCTCCCCAAACCACCGCACCCTCCGCCGTACCCACCGTCGTCGCGGCCCTTCCCACTCTCAACCTAAATCCGGTAATTCATGCCTTCTCTGTAACTGTGTTTTGCTACTTGCGCCACTAGGTTATACTGAATTCTGTGTAGGAGGAATTGGAGGTGATGGTTAGGTCTGTgaagaatcatcatcatcatcccgatgaagaagaagaggatgaagaCGATTTCATTTCCAGAACAACAACCACTCATGCTTCTCaaggttcttttttttttcttctaatttTGAATTTCTAGATGTATGCATGCATAATTGTGAAATTGAACTTTGTTATTGGATGCAGATGGCAGAAGAAATGATCAGAAGGCGACTTCTCATCGGTCGAAGCATTCCGAGACCGAGCAGCGTCGAAGGAGCAAGATAAATGAGAGGTATCATCTTTGCatttttcatttttgttattttattGCATAAATATGTTTTGTTTGATATAGGAATATAAGAAACTGGTTAAATTGATATGCCTGATTTTGTATTATCATCAAAGAATTGTTTTCTTTTCGGTTAGTGAGTCAAATTATATAGAGTCTAGAGGCATATTTGAGTTGACGAAATGATTTATACGGTGTCATGAATCTGGATTATCGGGAGATATTTATATGTGTTCTTCTCACAGTTTTTGTTTGTTTATGGCCCGTTACCGAGTTTTAGCTGATTAAAAGATGTAGTCTTTCGGAATTCTATGTTTCTGCTATTGTGGATACCAGCCACCGTGATGCGGTCTTAACATTTTTTATGCTGAATGCTAGAGCAAACTTCTGTGAACTTTGTGGTTGGTTATATATGAGTTAATAATAATCTTGAAATTATGCAGATTTCAGATTCTGAGGGATCTCATTCCAGAAAATGATCAGAAAAGAGACAGGGCTTCATTTTTGTTGGAGGTTTGTATCCTTGCTTCCGTATACAACTTTTCACGTAGTTTTTTCTTATGCTTGAACATGACTTTGGGAGTCTTTTTATGAATGCAGGTCATACAATATATCCAGTTTCTACAAGAAAAATTGCAGGTTTATGAAGGAACATACCAAGGTTGGAGTCCAGAGCCCACTAAATTAATGCCATGGGTAAAAATTATAATCACAAatatgttttttgtttttacTATATTGTTCTTACTTGTTTTTGTACAAGTTGTGTCTTGTCATTTATGTAATGTTTATTGTCAAACAGAGAGGAAACTGTGGCGCAGACCAATCACAGCCCATGAAAAATGGTTGTTCCGTTGACGACGGTAACATGGTTCTCACTCAAGCCATGCTTACCGATCATCCACATAATTTGGTAGAACCCATCATGAGTGGCCCGACGGCCCTCAAAACAACAGATCACGTCGATGTGTCATTACAGCAAAACACATACGAACCGGACCCTACACACACTCCTCAGGGCTCTTTCTCTTTTCCCGATGTTGACCTCTTGACTTCACAATCCAGACTGCAAACCTGGAATCCGGTACCTCTTTCAAACGATCCAACTGTTGTAGAAGAAGAATCTAGCATCTCGAATGCGTACTCCAAGGGGTGAGCGACGGAGCATCGGCTTTATTTGTTTTGCtgttttagcttttttttttatttgacgtGTTTGAGATAATTTGGTGTTCCCGCAGGCTGTTGAATAATCTAACGCGTGCATTGGGTTCTTCCGGAGTTGATTTATCGCAAGCTAGTATTTCCGTACAATTGGATATCAGGAAAGGGGCAAGCAGTGGAGCAACTTCAACGTCCTTTGGGATCAAGGTAAATTAAACACGCTTTTATCTTTGTTTGTTTGTCAATATTATTTTCATCAATATAGTTCATATGTGCTTAGAGCTTCACTTACAACTAGGGCTGCAAAAGAACACGAATAAGACCTTATTCGTGTTTGTTTGTCaaggaaatatatgtgttcacaatgaacacttaccgaacaagattttatcttcgtgtttgtttgttaaggacgTGAaggtgttcgtgttcgtttgttaatttttaggtaacgaacgcaaacgaacacaaatgaaaacaaacgaacacaaacaagcgttcatgaatagaatatataatacactgatacttattaaatatttttttgtcggaattttgaagtatttaaataaagagttaaatgccattttagtccctgtggtttgggtcattttgccagtttagtccaaaggtttcatttttaacctgtgggtccaaaaaggtttcaccgttgccattttagtccactcggttaacttcatccattttttctgttagcgAAAAGGctaattcagtcattttatatgtaattctgttaactagaagggcaattcggccatataaaatgaccgaattacccTTCTTGTTaagagaaaaaatggatgaagtttaCCCAGTGAACttaaatggcaacggtgaaacctttttggacccacaggtaaaaaatgaaacctttggactaaactggcaaaatgacccaaaccacaaggactaaaatggcatttaactcttaaataaaatataaaaattgaaAACACTAATGAACCATCGATAtaataaacgaacacgttaccgaacataaatgaacgaacgcgacctctgttcatgttcgttcatttaactaaacgaacattGTTTTTTGTTCGTATTCGTTCATTTATTAGACGAACGAACTTCCCGTTGAACGGTTCTTGAattgttcggttcgtttgcaacTGATTACTTTTACTTTAATATAAGGGGCAATTTCATATATACCTCGGAAAACTTGCATAATGTCATACCGTCGATGCATGAGATGACCATTATACCCTCTCTTCTTTCTTTAAATCATATTTATCTTGTCAAATATGATTACATAATTTGAATTTGTATCATTGCAGTAAGCATATAATTTTTTTGAATGTATAATTTATGAGTTTTATGCTTTAACATACGCTTTACGCAAGTTTTAAGCTGTTGTTAACACATGggtgttcaggatcatggatttTCATATGAAGCAATGACACATTGTGGGGTTCGGAGGGGAGATGACGTCAGCATGCAAGAACACAAGAGGCCCAGAACTGAAGAAAACCAGTAATTAATTATTGTACATGTTTACGCGAAGCAGAAAATGTATGTGTTGAGAGAGGGGTTACTTTATTAATATTCAGTCATAGGCTTCCATTGCAAATTAGAGAAGCTGCTCTTCGTGAATCCACCCATTTATGAATTTTTAAGGATTATTGTGCGAGTATGCCGTCATATTTTTTGAGACTAAATCATCAAAAGATGGATACAAAATCAAATTGCTAACACTAATATGCCTAACTACGGATGCGTACATGGTCTATGGTGGATCTTGCTTCTGTCGCGGTTTTATGGGTGCTCACGGTCTGATTTTGACAGAAATTCTAGGTTGAACTGGAAAAAAGGCTGAACAAACCAAAATGGTTCCTTTATCGCGGCATGAACATACTATTTTTTAATCATTAACAATAAATTAAATGACCTATTGAAACGAAATCTCAAACCATCAGCCGAATCGTGGATTGTTAAACCGGTTGAAATGGTCGATTTGCTTCGGTTTGAGTGGTGTATGCACACACAATTGGTTTGGCAAGTTTAAGCCAAAGAATTTATTGACGAACATACACTTGGGTTTCTCTAATTCAATTTGATTACATTGTCATGAAATGGAGTGTGTCATGAAAATGGATCTATAAGTTTGACTTGTTACTAAACATGATAAATAGCTTGTGTGTATGTTCATTTGAAGAATGTTTACTAGATTTTCTAGTGGGGTTTTGCTTGGTAGTCATGTTAGTTGGTTTTAACGTTATCAAGTTTGGATTAGAGCTACAACATGTAAAGAATACGTTAGGTAACCGAAGGTTGGATTGTTGGAACATGAAACATCCTCTAATAATCAAGTTGCCAACTTGGTATTGTATTAATAATTACACCATACGTAATACGGTAAATGTGTATATAAATAAAGTCTATACTATCGTGGTGGAAGAGCATGAAAGTAGATTATGATTGAGGAAGCTCAAGTGTAGACTATCCTCCCTGGGATGACGTTAACCCTAAGCCTAAAGATCAAACTGGGCTAGGTTGGAGCCCAAATGTCGAGACCAAGATGGGTTGTTTATATATACACATGTAGGGTAGGGACGTAGGGTAGAGATCTTAAGAGGAACACCATATTTGAGAAACTTAAAAAGCATTCTGAATCATACATTTCTCCAACCCAATCTTTTTTTTTTGGACTAGGTTGGAGCCCAAATGTAGGAGAGACTGTAACATCCACTAAAAACGGTTGTCCGAAACAAGACCCGGATTGTGAAACTGAACCAATTTTTAAAGCTTTTGTTTGGATATTGTTGGATTTTATATATTTGACATTTAATCATGACATGTTTAATTATAAAATTTTAATAGTGTCATAAGCTTTGGACAATCATCATGCTCCATACCATTTCGCTGCgtgccggggtgtgacagattggtatcagagccaataaGTATACAGATTTAGGATAGGTTATTAGACCCTTAGACCTAGACTATTTATATGCCTTATATGCTATATTGGTTGTCTTATCTTATGTTATTAAATTTCATATGTTTTAAAATTGTTAATGACACACATATATGCATGTGAGCACTTTTAGATGTTTACATGATTATTACTATTCTatagtttattattttttaatgttACACTTGCACACACTATACAATATGTCACAACCCCGACCCTACCCCAGACAAGAGCCGTGAACAGCTCAAGTGGATCGTGTgtcaggaaaaatatcagagttttcaAACATCGAAGTTTTCATTTCATAATTTGTAGGATAAAACACATAATTACATAAAAggttttcatagggataaacccttgATTACAAAACATAGTTCTCTATTAGGTTTTCTAAGACAC
The sequence above is drawn from the Helianthus annuus cultivar XRQ/B chromosome 12, HanXRQr2.0-SUNRISE, whole genome shotgun sequence genome and encodes:
- the LOC110912792 gene encoding transcription factor BIM2, with the protein product MVRSVKNHHHHPDEEEEDEDDFISRTTTTHASQDGRRNDQKATSHRSKHSETEQRRRSKINERFQILRDLIPENDQKRDRASFLLEVIQYIQFLQEKLQVYEGTYQGWSPEPTKLMPWRGNCGADQSQPMKNGCSVDDGNMVLTQAMLTDHPHNLVEPIMSGPTALKTTDHVDVSLQQNTYEPDPTHTPQGSFSFPDVDLLTSQSRLQTWNPVPLSNDPTVVEEESSISNAYSKGLLNNLTRALGSSGVDLSQASISVQLDIRKGASSGATSTSFGIKDHGFSYEAMTHCGVRRGDDVSMQEHKRPRTEENQ